Within the Candidatus Syntrophosphaera sp. genome, the region GTTTCAAAAACAGCAAAAACCAGATTGGGCATATTTGTGATCGCAGGTGGATTACTACTGCTCGGGTTTTTTATCGTGGTCGCCGGCAAGAGCATCATTGAAAGAGTCGACACCTATTATATCGAGTTTGAGAATTATTCCGTGAGTGGGCTCCAAGAGGGCGGTGCCGTGAATTATCATGGCGTCCCGGTGGGCAGAATTGTTGATATCAAGATCAACCCCAAAGACGTGACCAAGGTGATCCTGACCATCAACATTGCCAAGGGGACTCCGGTGAAGGAAGACAGCGAAGCTGTTACGGTCATGATGGGGATCACTGGAGTTAAGGCAGTGGAGATCCGCGGAGGAACGAACGAGTCCAGGCTACTTAAGCCAAAAAGCTATATTAAAAAAGGTACCACAGCGATTGAAGACATCACCGACAGAGCAGTCTCGATCGCAGAAAAGATTGAGCAGATCGCTGTTAACATCCGTTCCATAACCGATGAGGCCAGCCTTGCCAATATCGGCGAAACCCTCCAAAACCTGAATGTAGTTGTAGCCAATACCGCAGAAATGAGCAGAAAGCTGAACCAGTCCATAGACAGGGTTAATTATGTACTGCAATCTGCTGAAATTGACTCCATGGTGGTGAATATTAATGCCATATCCGCTCAATTGAGGGACGCGAAGCTTGATGAACTGATCAAAGAGCTGAGCAAGACCACCACCACAGCGGGATCCCTCATCACAAACCTTGACCGGGCATTGATCAGCAACCGCGCCAATCTTGCCGAGACCCTGGAATCCCTGCGTGAAGCGAGCGAAAACCTGAGCGATTTCACCAGGCAGATCTCGGAGCAACCCTCAATAATCTGGAGGGGGAACGAATGAGGAGACATCTTATGAGACTTAATAGACTAGTTTCAGGGTCGCTGGCCCTGCTTTCACTGCTCTTGTTGGGGGGTTGTTTCGGCAAGGTCACCCGTATGCCTACAAACTACTATGTGCTTGATTATCAGAGAGGCACGGAAAACCCATCCCTGCGGCAAAGCGAACCTTTCCCCAAAACCCTGGAAGTTTTGGACGCGGTCGTGAACCGAACCTATGCGCGCAACCAGATCGTGGTCAAGGATAATTTCACGCGGGTGCGCTATCTGCCCAATGACTTGTGGGCAAACCGACTCAGCGACTCGGTTCCGAACCTATTGGTGAGGCGTTTTCAGGCTTACAATATCTTCCACCAGGTGGATCGCTCCACAGGTGATTTCAAGCCGGATTACTATCTGGAAACCAATATCCAGAATCTGGAAAGAGTTGAATCCGGCAAGCCCAGAGCGTATTTGCGGGCCGATTTCTACCTTCGCGACCCCAACCAAAACATCCTCATGACATATAAAGCGGAGCGCTATGCTGATCTTCCCGATGATTCCACGGTGTTTCTGGTCCAGACCTACAACACCATGCTCATGCAGGAAGCTGATATCCTGGCCGGCAGGATAAGCTTGTTCCTCGCTGGCAAGGAGTTTTCCGCCGTGACGCCCGATTCGGAGCTGAGACCCTTGGAAGCTTTCCTCTATACTGAAGCCTCGGAATCAGCTCAAATGACGGCTGATGGCGAGCTCTTGCTGTTGCTGACCTCGCCCCAGGTGACCGAGATCCTGTATTCCATCGAGGGGACGGGACAAAATGACCGCCAGATATACAGGAATAACCTCGAATTCAACGAAATAGTGACTTTGAATCCGGGCAAGTATCGAGTCACGATCGGCGATAACCAGGAAATTCAGATCGACACTGAGATCAGATCCAAAATGAGGACGGTGATCCGCGGAGAGTGGTCTGAACTGGCGGTCAAGATCATCGACCAGAACCAGAACCGGGTGCGCCTCTCCTACGATATCTGGTATAAAAACCCAAATGAATACGATTACACTCACTACGGCTCGGATATCAGCGTCGGTGACGACGACTTGGGGCAACCGGATAAATTGTGGATCCTCAGGCCCGGGACCTATATGATCAAACTCAGGGGCGGTTCCTGGAACGATCTCCGCGACTTCACAACTGTGAACGTCAACAAAGGCGACAGCGATATACTCACCGTGGTTGTCGATCCCTCCGGTGAAGGCAATTTCCTGGTGGGGGCCGGCATTCTGGGTGAAGATCCCATCCTGCCGGGGCGCGCGATCGTGCATAGAGGAGCCGTTCACGGCTATCTCAACCTCTCCTCGAACAACAATGTGGATATGCACGAACCCACATACGGACTGAGCATTACGGGCCAACTGGATAACAAGGTGGATGCCAATTTCCCCAACTTGCATTACACTGGCCGCAGCTACTACGACTTGGGTATGAACCGTTTCACAAACTCCGATCTGAGGATCAGCACGGACTCCTATTCCCTCAAGAATGTGCAATTGTTCACCCCCTGGGAAAATTCAAACACCCTGAGAAATTTCTCATTCTATGGCCGCGGGGATATCTACTCCCATTTCTTTGATGAAAACCTGTATTTCTCAGCAGACAAAAACCTGATCCTCATATCGTCAGCTGGCGACACTCTGGATGTCCGGACCGGCCAGGACAGATTGAAAACCAAGATCGCCGGCTATCCGCTTCGCCTGAAGGAAGGCACCGGTCTCACCTACCGCTGGGCCATAAACCCCAAAGTCACGCTCAGCCTGCGCGGCGGTTATGGCTGGCAACAGGTTTACAATAAAAGCAGTTTCGTGTTCACCAAAAGCGGCGCGAGCCTGTCTGAGCCAGATGGCCTGGCATATGACGTCTATAGGGAAAGCAAGGATCAAAGCAACCATGGGCTGGAAAGCACTCTGGTCCTCACTGCCATCAATCTGCTTAATTTCCTGACGGTCAATTCCTCCTTTGACGTGCTCTTCCCTTTGAATAAAGCAGGCGGTGATCCCAGTTTCGACAGCGAGAACCGGGTCAATTTTCGCATCTACCGGAATGTTTCCCTGGATATGAAACTGAATTTTCATTATGACACATCCAAGAACGATTGGGTGGTCTACGATTTCGGCTCATACCTGCGTTTATCCCTCTACTATTGATGATCGCCAAAGTTGACTATTCCGAAGACGCGTTGGTCTTAAGCGGCACTTTCACTTCCCGGGAAGTCTCGCAGATACAGGACAAGATCACTGGCAAGATGCTGCACAACCGCATCTCCAGACTTGATTTCTCAGGGATAGAATCCATAGACAGCGCCGGAGTCGCTTTTCTGGAGGAGATCATCATCGATTGCTCACAGGAGGGCGAGCTTTCCATCATTCCTCCCAAACCTGAGATACAGGCTGTGATGGACACTTTCCGCTCCCTTGAACTGCCAGAGCAGAAACCCTCACCGGAACCCGGTTTCTTTGAAAACTTGGGCGATTCGCTGGTCATCCGCTTTTCGAGCTTTTACAATATCCTCCTGCTGGCTTCAGATATTTTTTTCTGGTCGCTCGTCGGGATTGTAGATTCCAAATCGCAGCGCAAGGGCGCCGTGATCCATCAGAGCCAGCTTTTGGGTTCCAATGCCCTGCCGATCGTTGCCCTGCTTTCCTTCATTATCGGATTCATCCTTTCTCTCCAGTCCGCGGTACAGTTGCGGGCTTTCGGAGCGGATATCTTTCTCGCCGATCTTCTGGCCGTCACCATGGTGCGTGAAATGTCTCCCCTCATCACTGCCATAATCGTTGCCGGA harbors:
- a CDS encoding MCE family protein; protein product: MVSKTAKTRLGIFVIAGGLLLLGFFIVVAGKSIIERVDTYYIEFENYSVSGLQEGGAVNYHGVPVGRIVDIKINPKDVTKVILTINIAKGTPVKEDSEAVTVMMGITGVKAVEIRGGTNESRLLKPKSYIKKGTTAIEDITDRAVSIAEKIEQIAVNIRSITDEASLANIGETLQNLNVVVANTAEMSRKLNQSIDRVNYVLQSAEIDSMVVNINAISAQLRDAKLDELIKELSKTTTTAGSLITNLDRALISNRANLAETLESLREASENLSDFTRQISEQPSIIWRGNE
- a CDS encoding ABC transporter permease; its protein translation is MLHNRISRLDFSGIESIDSAGVAFLEEIIIDCSQEGELSIIPPKPEIQAVMDTFRSLELPEQKPSPEPGFFENLGDSLVIRFSSFYNILLLASDIFFWSLVGIVDSKSQRKGAVIHQSQLLGSNALPIVALLSFIIGFILSLQSAVQLRAFGADIFLADLLAVTMVREMSPLITAIIVAGRSGSAIASEIGTMKVSEELDALKMMALNPVRYVVVPKFHAITLMMPLLVSFSIIMGGIGGAVIAFGYLDLSATTFVARSIDIISLKDLIVTFSKSTVFAWLIVIIGSHYGFQVKGGAEGVGKATTFAVVTSIFAIIIADSLFSLLYL
- a CDS encoding PqiC family protein, producing the protein MRLNRLVSGSLALLSLLLLGGCFGKVTRMPTNYYVLDYQRGTENPSLRQSEPFPKTLEVLDAVVNRTYARNQIVVKDNFTRVRYLPNDLWANRLSDSVPNLLVRRFQAYNIFHQVDRSTGDFKPDYYLETNIQNLERVESGKPRAYLRADFYLRDPNQNILMTYKAERYADLPDDSTVFLVQTYNTMLMQEADILAGRISLFLAGKEFSAVTPDSELRPLEAFLYTEASESAQMTADGELLLLLTSPQVTEILYSIEGTGQNDRQIYRNNLEFNEIVTLNPGKYRVTIGDNQEIQIDTEIRSKMRTVIRGEWSELAVKIIDQNQNRVRLSYDIWYKNPNEYDYTHYGSDISVGDDDLGQPDKLWILRPGTYMIKLRGGSWNDLRDFTTVNVNKGDSDILTVVVDPSGEGNFLVGAGILGEDPILPGRAIVHRGAVHGYLNLSSNNNVDMHEPTYGLSITGQLDNKVDANFPNLHYTGRSYYDLGMNRFTNSDLRISTDSYSLKNVQLFTPWENSNTLRNFSFYGRGDIYSHFFDENLYFSADKNLILISSAGDTLDVRTGQDRLKTKIAGYPLRLKEGTGLTYRWAINPKVTLSLRGGYGWQQVYNKSSFVFTKSGASLSEPDGLAYDVYRESKDQSNHGLESTLVLTAINLLNFLTVNSSFDVLFPLNKAGGDPSFDSENRVNFRIYRNVSLDMKLNFHYDTSKNDWVVYDFGSYLRLSLYY